A single window of Methylomarinum sp. Ch1-1 DNA harbors:
- a CDS encoding ATP-binding protein, translated as MSIRVLPNSLKKQLLFYLLFCTLIVWGATAYISFKETQREVAKVFREELAQSAGVLHAFVESMLHEGSLSEHWDPEHASNLLHTHDLTYQYAGKIAFQLWSVDEGLILRSASAPKFALSSIRNGYSQATLDEHLWYVFSIANHDGEYIIHVGQREDVRESITYDVTRQLMQNFLIGLPILGMMIWFIVSHTLAPLNHLTKQLAKREAGYLKPLPINDLPEEIIPVVKELNTLFVQLEQAFENERNFTSDASHELRTPLAGLLTQVQVAQKTQDESVRTQALNKAQQAVQRMTRMVQQLLTLSRIQSQNEKMDQAVININQEIVNLISEIEPLAHRKNIDIEYQSAETLNISGNQQLIDILIRNLIENALKYSPQNGKVKIRSMREKNQLWLSVEDNGPGIKEKDRKRLTRRFFRSVETASTTEGSGLGLSIVQRIATLHDAEIHFSKSSMGGLLVLLIFDLPFATSTAIKHKRTHLFRKK; from the coding sequence CTTCAAGGAAACCCAGCGCGAAGTCGCCAAGGTGTTCAGGGAAGAACTTGCCCAGTCGGCCGGGGTCTTGCACGCCTTCGTTGAAAGCATGCTGCATGAGGGCTCATTATCGGAACACTGGGACCCGGAGCACGCCTCTAATCTGCTGCATACCCACGATCTCACTTATCAATACGCCGGAAAAATCGCTTTCCAACTGTGGTCGGTGGATGAAGGTTTGATACTCCGCTCTGCCAGCGCCCCCAAATTCGCCTTGTCATCAATTCGAAACGGCTATAGCCAGGCCACGTTGGACGAACATCTCTGGTATGTGTTCAGCATCGCCAATCATGATGGCGAATATATTATTCATGTCGGCCAACGTGAAGATGTCCGCGAATCCATCACCTATGATGTTACCCGACAACTGATGCAGAATTTTTTAATCGGTTTGCCGATATTGGGCATGATGATTTGGTTCATCGTCAGCCACACCCTTGCCCCGCTCAATCATCTGACCAAACAGCTGGCCAAGCGCGAAGCCGGTTATCTTAAACCCTTGCCGATTAATGATCTGCCGGAAGAAATCATACCGGTCGTCAAAGAGCTCAACACGCTGTTTGTGCAACTCGAACAGGCTTTCGAAAACGAGCGCAATTTTACTTCGGACGCTTCCCATGAATTACGCACCCCCTTAGCCGGTTTATTAACCCAGGTTCAGGTGGCGCAAAAAACACAAGATGAGAGCGTACGTACTCAAGCGTTAAACAAAGCGCAACAGGCCGTGCAACGCATGACCCGGATGGTGCAACAGCTATTGACGCTGTCGAGAATCCAAAGCCAAAACGAAAAAATGGACCAAGCCGTCATCAATATCAATCAGGAAATCGTCAATCTCATCAGTGAAATCGAACCACTGGCTCATCGTAAAAATATCGACATTGAATATCAATCCGCGGAAACTCTGAACATCAGCGGTAACCAGCAATTGATCGACATTCTGATCAGAAACCTGATCGAAAACGCATTGAAATATTCACCGCAAAACGGCAAGGTTAAAATCCGCTCGATGCGAGAAAAAAACCAATTATGGCTCAGCGTCGAAGATAACGGCCCCGGCATCAAGGAAAAAGACCGAAAACGCCTGACTCGGCGTTTTTTCCGCAGCGTAGAAACGGCTAGCACTACCGAGGGGAGTGGTCTTGGCTTGTCGATCGTGCAACGCATTGCCACCCTACACGATGCCGAGATTCATTTTTCCAAATCAAGCATGGGAGGACTGCTTGTCTTATTGATTTTTGATTTACCGTTCGCAACGTCCACCGCGATCAAACACAAACGAACGCATTTATTCAGAAAAAAATAA
- a CDS encoding methylenetetrahydrofolate reductase, translating into MKISFEIVPRSKEAFAEQYRFVQSLGPSIDLINVPDIQRFTIRSWETIKHIDRSRHQFIPHLRAIDFDIKSGEIFKIIEEYQLDNVLLVSGDPPEGLKRSFYKTNVLDLIRAVKQQFPDINVYAGFDSHRNGVQDECNYIKHKADAGVCGFFSQPFYDIRMIEIYAEQMQGLETFIGLSPITTEASMKYWEVKNKVQFPADFRCDYPWNIDFANRAIKLAHEAGMNIYFMPIRIDLEKYFGQLELSQS; encoded by the coding sequence ATGAAAATTTCTTTCGAGATAGTCCCCCGCAGCAAAGAGGCATTTGCGGAACAATACCGTTTTGTTCAGTCCCTCGGCCCATCGATCGATCTGATCAATGTGCCCGACATTCAACGCTTTACCATCCGCAGCTGGGAAACCATCAAACATATCGATCGTAGCCGGCATCAGTTCATCCCGCATTTAAGAGCGATCGATTTCGATATCAAGTCCGGAGAAATTTTCAAAATCATCGAGGAATATCAACTGGATAATGTCCTGCTGGTATCCGGTGATCCGCCGGAAGGGCTAAAACGCAGCTTTTATAAGACCAATGTATTGGATTTAATCCGTGCGGTAAAACAGCAATTTCCCGATATCAATGTCTACGCCGGCTTCGATTCTCATCGCAACGGCGTACAGGATGAATGCAACTATATCAAACATAAGGCCGACGCCGGCGTCTGCGGCTTCTTCTCACAGCCCTTTTACGACATCCGCATGATCGAAATCTACGCCGAGCAAATGCAGGGCTTGGAAACCTTCATCGGCCTGAGCCCAATCACCACCGAAGCTTCGATGAAATATTGGGAAGTCAAGAACAAAGTCCAGTTTCCGGCCGATTTCAGATGCGATTACCCGTGGAATATCGACTTCGCCAACCGTGCGATAAAACTGGCCCACGAAGCCGGCATGA